The sequence below is a genomic window from Dictyostelium discoideum AX4 chromosome 5 chromosome, whole genome shotgun sequence.
TTAAAAATGTTTCCTTTTGTTctttatgttttttattctcttcttcctcttcttcttcttgttcttttttacttttaatttcatcaaatgTTCTCTTTCTTGGTGGTGATAAATCTTCATTACTATTTCTATTTCTATTTCTTGGTGgtgataaatcattattattattattatttctatttctaGGTGGtgataaatctttattattattattattattattatttctatttcttggtggtgataaatcatcataattattgttattatttctatttctatTTCTTAGTGGAGATAGATCCTCATTGTTATTTCTATTTCTTGGTGGTGATAAATCTTCATTATTGCTACTACTATTCCTATTTCTTGGTGGTGAtaaatcttcattattattattattattattattattgttgttgtttctaTTTCCACTATCACTTGAACTTTTATTTATACCAAATGAAatattactactaccaccaataTTCTTTTTGGTAGTGGGAGGTTCAATCGTTATCCAttgtgatgttgatgatgttgatgacgATGAAGAAGGAGGAggtttaaaattgaattgatcactatttacaattaaaggtttatcatcttcatcttcttcattatcattgtCATCATCAtagttattgttattactattattattattattattattattaaatttatttattaaattctttcttttattttcatttgcatcttttgatattatttcTTGTTGTTCATCTATGTCTACAATTTTATTACCTGTAGATACCAatactttctttttctttttttttttttctttattaccGCCGCTTCTATTTGATTCATCATTTGATTGTTCGTTTGGtgttaaatatttctttaaatattcattcattattttttgctGTTTTGTtgctttaaattattttttataaaaatcattccatttttttttttttttttttttttt
It includes:
- the bud13 gene encoding hypothetical protein; this translates as MNEYLKKYLTPNEQSNDESNRSGGNKEKKKKKKKVLVSTGNKIVDIDEQQEIISKDANENKRKNLINKFNNNNNNNNSNNNNYDDDNDNEEDEDDKPLIVNSDQFNFKPPPSSSSSTSSTSQWITIEPPTTKKNIGGSSNISFGINKSSSDSGNRNNNNNNNNNNNNEDLSPPRNRNSSSNNEDLSPPRNRNNNEDLSPLRNRNRNNNNNYDDLSPPRNRNNNNNNNNKDLSPPRNRNNNNNNDLSPPRNRNRNSNEDLSPPRKRTFDEIKSKKEQEEEEEEENKKHKEQKETFLREQQRMMGRNAETVYRDKITGKKVDPKKQKEMDLEKKRLEEQIELEKDMEWGIGKVKKKKEEEERERIQRDINKPLSRYIDDEDLNSEQIDKDRWGDPMALLGGGGGSGRKKKSKKSNKNDIDKKPEYKGPYPSNRFNIKPGYRWDGIDRSNGFEKEFISKQSRNQNLAEESYYWSVEDM